TACCCGGCGGGGGCGCTCGAGGTGCTCGTCGTCGACCTCGTCGGCGGTCTGGCACCGTCCCTCGGCGCGCTGGCCGCGCCGGGGAGCCGCGTCATGACGACCCCGGCGGCGACGTCGGTCGCGGCTGCCGGGGCGGTGCTCGACGCGCTGGTCCGGCGGGTCGACCTGGTGCAGATGGCGCGCTCCGCGGGCGCGCTGGACGCGCTCGACGGCGACGACGCGCACCGGCTGCTCGTGCTGCACGACGTCCCGACCGGCCTCGACGACGCCGCGCTGGCTCGACTGCGCTACCTGGTCGACGAGGGCCCGTCGGCGGGTGTCCAGGTGCTGCTCACGGGTGAGCGCAGCCCCGTCCACGACGCGAGCCCGCTCGTCACGACGCTGTTCCGCGACGCCGTCCGCCTGTCCGTCGAGCCCGACGACCACCTGGCCGACGCCTGGACGGGCACGCAGTGGCACTACACGCCCGACCTCGGCCCCGACGACGCGCGGGTGGTCGACGGCGTCCTGCGGTCGGCCGCGGGCACCGACGGCGCCTGACCGGGAGCGACGCGGTCCCGTCGCGGCGCGACGAGCTCAGCTCCGCCGGCAGGGCCCGAGCGCCGAGGTGACCGCCGCCGCGTACGCCGCGTAGCCGTCGGCGGTCGGGTGGAACGCGGCGGGGTCGGTCGGCCCGAGGATCCACGGGTCGGGTGCGTTCGCGCCGTGGCCGTCGAACCGCTTGCGGACGTCGACGTACCGGAAGCCGCTGCGGTCGGACGCGGCCGAGACGACCGTGGCGAGCGTGTCCGCGGCCGCGTTGAGGGCGCGCAGCTCGTCGACCGAGGCGGCGAGGTAGGCGCCGTGCTCGGGCGAGAACAGCCGCGGGTACCCGGCGACGACGACGTGGGCGTCGGGCGCGGCCGCGGCGACCGCGCCGTAGACGGAGTCGAGGCGGGCGGGCAGCTCGTCCGTGATGCGCGCGGTGACGACCGCGAGCGCCGCGCTGCACTGCGCGTCGGTGCCGCCGAGGCACGCGACGACCGCGGTCGACCAACCGACGTCGTTGCCGCCGATCGTCAGCGTGACGAGGTCGGTGTCGGCGTCGAGCGCGGCGAGCTGCCCGCCGGCCACGAGCGAGGTCGTCGTGGCGCCCGCGCACGCGACGAAGTCGTCGAGCCGCACGCGCTGACGCCCGTCGAGCCGGACAGGGTAGGCACCCTGCGAGCGGCCGCAGGCCGAGTACGGCGGGACGCCGTAGCCGGACGCGAACGAGTCGCCGAGGGCGTCGTACACGACGCGTGCCGGGGGCCCGGACGGTGCCCGTGGCGGCGCGGCGGACGCCGGGGCGACCGCCCCGACGACGGCGATCGCGGCGACCACGGCCAGGACGGCGGACCTCGTCGTCCGCAGGAACCTGCTCATGGGTGTGACGGTAGTCACCTCCGCGTCGTCGTGCCGTGTCAGCGCCGCACGCGGTAGCGGGACCACGTCGTGCCGTTGCCGAACGGGCGCTGCTCGACGAGGTCGAGGTCGAGCCGCACGTCGTCGGGCCAGAACCGCAGGCCCCCGCCGACGGACACGGGTGCGACGTAGGGCTGGACCTCGTCGACGATCCCGGCGCGCAGGGCGTGCGCGGCGAGCGTCGGGCCGTCGATCGTGACGTCGCGGTCGAGCGCGTCGACGCGTGCGCGCACCGCCGCAGGGTCGAAGGTCCGCTCCAGCGTCGTGCGCGCGGTGGTCAGGGTGTCGAGCGTCGTCGAGTAGACGACCTTGTCGGCGGCCTGCCAGACCTCGGCGTAGGTCCGGACGAAGTCCGGCGGGTCCGGGGTGTCGAGCGCGGTCTCCCAGAACGACATCGTCTCGTACATGCGCCGGCCGTAGAGGTAGGTGCCGACGGGCCGCGACCGGTCGGAGACGAAGTCGTGGAGCTCGGGGTCGAGCGCGCCGCCCCAGTCGCTGCTCCCGGTCCTGTCGGCCGCGTAGCCGTCGAGCGAGGTGAACATCGAGTAGATGAGCTGTCCCATGCCTCGAACGTAGGGGCGCTCGGACCTCTTGACAAGATTTGTTGTCAAGGTCCACGGTGGGGCCATGCAGGACGTCGAGGTCATCGAGGACGCGGAGGCCGCCGCCGCCGCGCTGGATCCCGTCCGGGCGCGGCTGCTCCGCGAGCTCGCCGTCCCGGCCTCCGCCGCCGGGCTCGCCGCGCGCGTCGGCATCGCCCGCCAGAAGGTCAACTACCACCTCAAGGCGCTCGAGGCGCACGGGCTCGTCGAGCTCGCCGAGGAGCGCCGGCACGGCGGCATCACCGAGCGAGTGCTGCGCGCGTCGGCGGCGGCCTACGTCGTCTCCCCCGCGGTCGTCACGGCGTCCGCGGCAGACCCCGACGACAAGGCCGACCACCTGTCCGCGGCCTACCTCGTCGCGCTCGCCGGCCGGCTGGTCCGCGAGGTCGGCACCCTCGCGCGGCGGGCCGGCACGTCGGGCCGGCGAGTGCCCACGCTCACGATCGACACGCAGATCGGCTTCCGCTCCGCCGCCGACCGGGCGGCCTTCGCCGACGACCTCACCGCCGCGGTGCTCGACCTGGCCGCGCGCTACCACCACGACGACGGTCGCCCGCACCGGCTCGTCGTCGCCGCCCACCCCCTCCCCGAGGAGACGACACCATGAGCACCACCACCCCGGACGTCCCGTACCGCCTCGAGTTCACCGTCGAGGTCCCCGGCACCCCCGAGCAGGTCTGGGACGCCATCGCGACCGCGAAGGGCATGAGCGCCTGGTTCGCGCAGACCGAGCTCGACGAGCGCGAGGGCGGCGCCCTGCGGTTCGTCATGGGCCCCGACATGGACTCCGTCGGCCGCGTCGTCCGCTGGGACCCGCCGCACCGCCTCGTCTACGACGAGGACTGGGCCGCCCTCATGGGCAAGGACCCCGACACCCTCAGCCCGCTCACGTCCGAGTTCGTCGTCGAGGCGCAGTCCGGCGGCACGTGCGTCGTGCGCGTCACGACCAGCGGGTTCGGCGTCGGCGCCGACTGGGAGTCGGAGTGGTGGGACAGCCTCGCGCCGGGCTGGATGCCGTCCTTCGACAACCTGCGCGTCTACCTCGCGCACTTCGCCGGCCAGGAGGCGACGCGGTTCGAGGCGTCCGTCTCGCGGCCCGGCGAGCCCAAGGCCGTCTGGTCGGCGATGCACGAGGCGCTCGGGCTCGGCGACGAGGGCGCGACCGTCGACGTGCGCGGCTCGACCGGCACCGTCGAGCGCGTGGGCGACCACCAGACGCTCGTGCGGCTCATCTCACCCGTGCCGGGCGTGCTCAACGTCTACGCGTTCGAGGACGGTGACGGCGGCGTGGCGGCCGGTGTGCGGGCGTTCCTGTTCTCCCCCGACGCCGCCGAGCACGCGCGGCGCGAGGAGCCCGCGTGGCAGGCGTGGCTCGACGACCTGTCGGTCCCGGCCTGATCAGGACGAGCGCGCCGCGGCGGCCCGGGCGGCGGCCTCGACCGTGGCCCGGTGCTCCGCGCGTGCGGCGCGCGCGGCCTCGTCGACGGTCGGGACCGGTCCCGCCGCCATGCCGGTCGCGCCGTCGAGACTCTCCCGCATGATGTCCGCGTGACCGGCGTGGCGGGCCGTCTCGGTCAGCACGTGCACCAGGACGTCGAACAGCAGCACGTCCGGCCGCGGCCACCACGGCACGTGCCCCGGGGCGTCGACGGGGAGCGCCTCGACCGTCGCGTCCGCGTGCGCGCAGGCCCGGCGGTAGCGCTCGACCACGTCCGCCCGCGACTCGTCCGCGGTCACCCACAGGTGGGCGCGGTTGCCGGCCGAGTCGTCCCACCGCGGGATCGGCTCGGAGAACGGCCGGCCGAAGATCTCGCCGAGGTACCGGGCCTCCGTGACCGCGAGGTGCTTGACCAGGCCGAGCAGGTTCGTGCCCGTCTCCGTCAGCGGGCGCCGCACGTCGTACTCGGACAGCCCGTCGAGCTTGCCGAGCAGCGACGCCCGCGTCCAGCGCAGGTCGTCGAGCAGGGACGTCTTCGCGTGGTCGTCGATCATCGCGCCAGCCTCCCAGCCCGGCCCGGCCGCGCGCAGGGCGCCGTCGACGTCCGCCGTCAGGGGGTGACGAGCTCGCGCGGGTAGGCGAGGACGTCGACGAGCGCGCCGTTGCGCCACACGGTGACCTCGATGCGCCGGTCGATCGCGTCCTCGACCATGAGCCGCTGCACGGCGGTCGCGGTGACGACGCGGTTGCCGTCGAGCTCGACCACGACGTCCCCGCGCCGCAGCCCGGCCTCCGCCGCCGGGCTGCCGGGCGACACCTCGGCGACCTGCAGGCCGGTGCGCGACCCCATCCGGGCGGCGAGCTCGGGCGACAGCGCGACCTGGATGCCCGCGATGCCGAGCCACGCCCGGCGGACCCGCCCCCGGGTCATGAGCGCGTCGACGATCTGCCGTGTCGTCGCGTTGACCGGCACGGCCAGCCCGACCCCGATGCCCGCGAGCGCGGTGTTGACGCCGACCATGCGCCCTGACCCGTCGGCCAGCACGCCGCCGCTGTTGCCGGGGTTCAGCGCGGCGTCGGTCTGCACGACCTCGTCGACGACCCGGCCCGACGCCGTCGGCAGCGACCGCCCGAGCGCCGACACGATCCCGGCCGTGACGCTGCCCGCGAGGCCGAGCGGGTTGCCGAGCGCGATGACGAGCTGCCCGACGCGCAGCCGCGCGGCGTCGCCGAGCTCGACCGGGTCGGGCAGGTCGTCGCGCGCCCGCAGCACGGCGAGGTCCGACAGCGGGTCGCTGCCGACGACGTCCGCGTCGACCGTCGTGCCGTCGAGGAACGCGGTCTCGACGGTCCGCGCGCCCGCGACCACGTGCGCGCTGGTGAGCAGGTGCCGGTCGCGCGTGACGACGCTCGCGGACCCCGCGCCCCGGCCGCGCGCCGTCACGACGGTGAGGCTCGCGACGCTCGGGAGCACGCGCTCCGCGACGCCCGAGACCGTGCGCGAGTAGGCGTCCAGCACGTCGTCGTCCATGCGTGGTGCAGCGCGCGCGACGCCCGCGGCGATACCCGCGTTCGCCCAGGGCGAGCACGTCGGGATCGCTCGTGAACCGTTTCGGACGCCTGCGCCACGCCGAGGACGGTCGTTATCTTCACCGGTGTAGATCGCCCTCCGGCCGCCGCCGCACGACGCGGTGCCGCGCGAACCGGAGCGGTCCGGACGAGCCGGAGGAGCCCCACCGTGCGCCATCCCACACCGACCCGCCTGCGCGGGACCCTGCTGGCGGCCGCCGTCGCCGTCCTCGCGCTCGTCGGGCTCACCGCCCCCGCCGTCGCGGCCCTGCCCGACTCGGTGCGCGCCGCGGGCGCGGTCCGCGCCGCCGCCACCGCCGGTTGCGGCCGCCCCGCCGGGCTCGCGACCGGCACCCACACGATCAGCAGCGGCGGCCAGCAGCGCACGTTCCGCCTCGACGTGCCCTCCGGCTACGACCCGAACCGCGCCTACCGGCTCGTGGTCGGGCTGCACTGGTGGCACGGCACCGCGTCCGACGTCGTCAACCAGGGCTTCTACGGGCTCAAGCCGCTCGCCGGCACCAGCACGGTCTTCGTCGCGCCCCAGGGCATCGACAACGCGTGGCCCAACAGCAACGGCCGCGACGTGACGTTCATCGACGACGTGCTGCGCACCGTCGAGCAGGCGCTCTGCATCGACACCACCCAGCGGTTCGCCACGGGCTTCAGCTACGGCGGCGGCATGAGCAACGCGCTGGCCTGCGCGCGCGCCGACGTCTTCCGGGCCGTCGCGGTGCTCAACGGCGCCCAGCTCTCCGGGTGCACGGGCGGCACCCAGCCGATCGCCTACCTCGGCTCGCACGGCGTCGTGGACGACGTCCTCAACATCTCCCAGGGACGCGCCCTGCGGGACCGCGCGCTGCGCAACAACGGCTGCCAGGCGCAGCAGGCGCCCGAGCCGGCCGCCGGGAGCGGGACGCACACGCGCACCGCGTACACGTGCCGCGACGGCTACCCCGTGGTGTGGCTCGCCTCCGACAGCGGCCACCAGTGGGACGCGCGGGACCGCGGGCAGCAGCAGTCGTGGGTCCCCGGTGAGATCTGGCGGTTCTTCACGTCGCTGCCGTCCACGACGCCGAACCCGACCCCCACCCCGACGCCCACGCCGACCCCCACCCCGACGCCGACGCCCACCACGAGCCCGACGCCGACCCCCACGCCGACCGTCACGACCCCGCCGCCCGCCGGCGCGTGCACGGCGACGTTCCGCACCGTCAACTCGTGGCCCGGCGGCTTCCAGGCCGAGGTCACGGTCCGCGCCGGTTCCCCGACCTCGTCGTGGAGCGTCGGCTGGCGGACGTCGGGCGAGCGGGTCGACCAGGTCTGGAACGGGACGCTGACCGCGCAGGGCGACCAGCTGACCGTGCGGAACGTCGCGTGGAACGGTGGCCTGCCCGCGGGCGGCACGGCGACGTTCGGGCTCCTCGGCAGCGGGACGCCGCCGACCCCCGCCCTCACCTGCACGAGCGCCTGACGCACGACGCGGTGGCCGCCGACGTCCCTCCCGTCGGCGGCCACCGCGCCCGTCTCACTCGCTGCGCAGCGCGCCCGGGCGCGTGAGGCGCCACAGGAGCGGGAGCGTCGCGGCGGTCGTCAGCAGCACGACGGCCGCCGCGGTGCCCGACGTCGTGCCGATGCCGAACCAGTCGAGCCGGACGCCCGCACCGGCCGCGCGCTGCAGCACCGCAGCGAGCCCGGCCCCCGTCGCGACCGCGAGCGCGAGCCCGAGCGCCACGGGCACCGCCACCTGGTAGAGCACGGACACGCCGAGCGTCCTGCGGCGGGTCCCGAACGCGAGCAGCACGGCGAGCAGCCGGCGGCGCTCACGGAGCTGCTCCAGGACGTCGACCAGCAGGCTCGCCCCCACGACGACCAGCAGGCCGATCGTGCCCACGAGCAGCGCGGCGCGCACGGTGTCCATCGTCGTCGCGACCCGTTCTGCGCCCGGCGTCACGTACGCCGTGGGGTCGACGCGCAGCACGGCCGTGCGGAGGTGGTCCATCGCGTCGGGGACGGCGGGGTCGACCACGACCCGCACCTCCTCGCCCGCGTCGGCGAGCACCAGCCCGTCCGCCGCCTGCGGCGTGAGCAGCAGCCACGACGCGACACCGGACCCCGCGTACCGCGCGTCGGCGGGCACGGTCCGCGCGTCAGCGGGCACCGTCCACTGCCGGCCGGGACCGTCCTCGGTCGAGACCCGGAACGTCATGCCCGCCCACGGCGCGGTGACGTCCGGGGCCGCCGCCACGAAGGCGTCACCCGCGGCGCAGTCGTCGATGTCCGCCTCCAGCGCGAGCGCCGCGCAGTCCCCCACCTGCGCCAGGAGCTCGACGTCGCTGCCGTCGTCGGCGACCAGCCGCACGCCGGCCAGGACGTGCACGTCGACGACCCCGGGAGCGGCCGCGACCGCGGTGCGCCACGCGTTGTCGGTGCGCTGGCCGTAGACCTCGACGACGCGCCCCGGGGCGTCGCCGCCCCCGCTCTCGTACGCGGTCTCGACGGCGCCCACGAGGCCGTGCATGGCGACGAGTCCCGCGACGGACACCGCGATCCCCGACACCGCACGGACCGACGTCCCGCTGTCGAGCTGCAGGCGGCGCACGGCGAGCTGCCACGCGACGCCGCCGGGAGAGAGCCGGCGCACGACGGCGTCGACGAGCCAGGGCAGCAGGAGCGCGACCCCGACCAGGAGCAGCACGAGGCCGAGCATGAGGGTCCACGGCGAGGAGGAGACCGCGTCGGCCCCGTCCCGCAGCGGCAGCAGCAGGAGGCCACCGCCCACGGGCAGCACGAGCCGCCACCACAGCCGACGACGCACGCCGCGGGCCCGGCGGACGACCCCGAGCGGCTCGGCGACCACGCGGCGCATCGCGGAGATCGTGACGACGACCGACGCGACGGGCACCAGCACGACGACGAGCGCGGCGAGCAGCGGGACGGGCCGCACGTCACCGGGGTAGAACCCCAGCTCGGCGGGCACCCACGCGTCCATCGAGGCACCCACCACGACCGCCAGCAGCGCGCCGACGGCGAGCCCCAGCGTCGCGCCGACGAGCGTCTCGCCCGCCGCGATCCGGCGGGTCGTCGCGACGTCCGCCCCGACGAGCCGCAGCGCCGCGAGCCGGCGGTCGCGCGACTCGCCGCCGAACCGGACGGCGGTCGTCACGAAGATCGCGACCGGCAGCAGGAGCACGACGAGCGCGACGATGCCCAGCAGCAGGAGCAGCGGCCCGGCGTCGGCGTCGGGGACGGCCGTGCCGAACGACGCGGTGCGCACACCGGTCTCCGGCGTGAGCGCGTCGGTCCCGGCGTAGACCCGGAGCTCGCCGGGACCGGCCAGGCCGGCCGGGCCGATCTCCCCGACGACGCGGTCCCCCCAGCGGCCGCGGACCGCCTCCCCCTCGTCGGAGGCGAGGAGCCTCCCGAGCGCGGGCGACACCACGAGCTCGCCCGGGGCGGGCATGACCGCGACACCCGGCGGAAGCACGGGATCGTCGCCCTCCGCCTGCAGCAGCAGCCCCTCGGCCGGCGCGCCCTGCACGTGCGACCGGACGGGGTACGTGAGCACGGTCGTCTCGTCGGGCGCGACGCCGTCCGACCCGTCGGCGAGCGTCCGCGGGACCTCCCGGGCGGCGACCCGGTCGGCCCGGGCGTCGAGCACGGACGGGATCGCGGTCGCGAGCAGCAGGAGCGCGACGCCGAGCCCGACGCCGGCGCCCACGAGCGCGAGCCGCGCCCACCCGGCGCGACCGCCCGCGACGGCGAGCCGGGCGCCGAGCGCCAGGTCGCGGAGCGGGCCCTGGCGTCCCGTCGGGCGCGTCATCGGGCGAGCTCCGGGGTGCGGACGCGACCGTCGCGGACGACGACCTCGCGGTCGGAGTACGCGGCGACGCGCACCTCGTGGGTGACGAGCACGACGGCCGCGCCGGTGTCGCGCGCCGCGGAGACGAACAGCTCCATCACGCGCTCGCCGTTGAGCGAGTCGAGCGCGCCCGTCGGCTCGTCGGCGAAGACGACCCGCGGCCGCACGACGAGCGAGCGGGCGACGGCGACGCGCTGCCCCTGGCCGCCCGACACCTCCCCCGGGCGCTTGTCGGCGGTGTCGTCGACCTCGAGCCGGGCGAGCCACTCGTCGGCGGTGCGGTGCGCCTCGCGACGCCCGACGCCCGTGAGGCGCAGCGGGAGCGCGACGTTCTCGCGGCACGTGAGCTCGGGCACGAGCTGCCCGAACTGGAACACGAATCCGAACTGCGTGCGCCGCAGGGCGCTGCGCTCGGCGTCGGACATCGCGGTGAGATCGCGCCCGGCGTACGTGACGGTGCCCGCGTCGGGCCGCAGGATGCCCGCGAGGCAGTGCAGCAGCGTCGACTTGCCGGACCCGGACGGCCCCATGAGGGCCAGCACCTCGCCCGCGCGGACGTCGAGCGACGCGGAGTCGAGGGCGGTGGTGGCGCCGAAGCGCACGTGCAGGTCGTCGGCGGCGAGGATCGGGGCGTGCGTCATCGGGTTCTCCAGTCGTGGGGTGCGAGGCCGGGGCGGCACGTCAGCGCCTCAGCTCGCCGCGGAGGCGGTCGAGCCGGGCGGCCGTGAGCTCGAGCCAGCGCAGGTCGGCCTCGAGGTGGAACAGCGCGTGGTCGCACACGAGCTGGTCGGCAAGGTCACCCTCGGTCTTGCGCCGGGTCAGGTCGCGCATGAGACGCAGGTGCTCGCTGCGCTGCGCGTCGAGGACCTGCGCCGCGTCGAAGCCCGTGAGGAGCGCCAGGACGACCTTCGTGTAGAGGGTGCTCTGCAGGTAGGGCTCGGGCTTCTCGGGGTGCGACAGCCACGCGTCGACGTCGCTCACGCCGGCGTCCGTGATCGCGTACCGCTTGCGGTCGGGGCCGTCGCCCGGCTC
The sequence above is a segment of the Cellulomonas fimi genome. Coding sequences within it:
- a CDS encoding SGNH/GDSL hydrolase family protein, with the protein product MSRFLRTTRSAVLAVVAAIAVVGAVAPASAAPPRAPSGPPARVVYDALGDSFASGYGVPPYSACGRSQGAYPVRLDGRQRVRLDDFVACAGATTTSLVAGGQLAALDADTDLVTLTIGGNDVGWSTAVVACLGGTDAQCSAALAVVTARITDELPARLDSVYGAVAAAAPDAHVVVAGYPRLFSPEHGAYLAASVDELRALNAAADTLATVVSAASDRSGFRYVDVRKRFDGHGANAPDPWILGPTDPAAFHPTADGYAAYAAAVTSALGPCRRS
- a CDS encoding dihydrofolate reductase family protein, translating into MGQLIYSMFTSLDGYAADRTGSSDWGGALDPELHDFVSDRSRPVGTYLYGRRMYETMSFWETALDTPDPPDFVRTYAEVWQAADKVVYSTTLDTLTTARTTLERTFDPAAVRARVDALDRDVTIDGPTLAAHALRAGIVDEVQPYVAPVSVGGGLRFWPDDVRLDLDLVEQRPFGNGTTWSRYRVRR
- a CDS encoding ArsR/SmtB family transcription factor, which gives rise to MQDVEVIEDAEAAAAALDPVRARLLRELAVPASAAGLAARVGIARQKVNYHLKALEAHGLVELAEERRHGGITERVLRASAAAYVVSPAVVTASAADPDDKADHLSAAYLVALAGRLVREVGTLARRAGTSGRRVPTLTIDTQIGFRSAADRAAFADDLTAAVLDLAARYHHDDGRPHRLVVAAHPLPEETTP
- a CDS encoding SRPBCC family protein; translation: MSTTTPDVPYRLEFTVEVPGTPEQVWDAIATAKGMSAWFAQTELDEREGGALRFVMGPDMDSVGRVVRWDPPHRLVYDEDWAALMGKDPDTLSPLTSEFVVEAQSGGTCVVRVTTSGFGVGADWESEWWDSLAPGWMPSFDNLRVYLAHFAGQEATRFEASVSRPGEPKAVWSAMHEALGLGDEGATVDVRGSTGTVERVGDHQTLVRLISPVPGVLNVYAFEDGDGGVAAGVRAFLFSPDAAEHARREEPAWQAWLDDLSVPA
- a CDS encoding DinB family protein; amino-acid sequence: MIDDHAKTSLLDDLRWTRASLLGKLDGLSEYDVRRPLTETGTNLLGLVKHLAVTEARYLGEIFGRPFSEPIPRWDDSAGNRAHLWVTADESRADVVERYRRACAHADATVEALPVDAPGHVPWWPRPDVLLFDVLVHVLTETARHAGHADIMRESLDGATGMAAGPVPTVDEAARAARAEHRATVEAAARAAAARSS
- a CDS encoding S1C family serine protease, translating into MDDDVLDAYSRTVSGVAERVLPSVASLTVVTARGRGAGSASVVTRDRHLLTSAHVVAGARTVETAFLDGTTVDADVVGSDPLSDLAVLRARDDLPDPVELGDAARLRVGQLVIALGNPLGLAGSVTAGIVSALGRSLPTASGRVVDEVVQTDAALNPGNSGGVLADGSGRMVGVNTALAGIGVGLAVPVNATTRQIVDALMTRGRVRRAWLGIAGIQVALSPELAARMGSRTGLQVAEVSPGSPAAEAGLRRGDVVVELDGNRVVTATAVQRLMVEDAIDRRIEVTVWRNGALVDVLAYPRELVTP
- a CDS encoding cellulose binding domain-containing protein, yielding MRHPTPTRLRGTLLAAAVAVLALVGLTAPAVAALPDSVRAAGAVRAAATAGCGRPAGLATGTHTISSGGQQRTFRLDVPSGYDPNRAYRLVVGLHWWHGTASDVVNQGFYGLKPLAGTSTVFVAPQGIDNAWPNSNGRDVTFIDDVLRTVEQALCIDTTQRFATGFSYGGGMSNALACARADVFRAVAVLNGAQLSGCTGGTQPIAYLGSHGVVDDVLNISQGRALRDRALRNNGCQAQQAPEPAAGSGTHTRTAYTCRDGYPVVWLASDSGHQWDARDRGQQQSWVPGEIWRFFTSLPSTTPNPTPTPTPTPTPTPTPTPTTSPTPTPTPTVTTPPPAGACTATFRTVNSWPGGFQAEVTVRAGSPTSSWSVGWRTSGERVDQVWNGTLTAQGDQLTVRNVAWNGGLPAGGTATFGLLGSGTPPTPALTCTSA
- a CDS encoding ABC transporter permease, translated to MTRPTGRQGPLRDLALGARLAVAGGRAGWARLALVGAGVGLGVALLLLATAIPSVLDARADRVAAREVPRTLADGSDGVAPDETTVLTYPVRSHVQGAPAEGLLLQAEGDDPVLPPGVAVMPAPGELVVSPALGRLLASDEGEAVRGRWGDRVVGEIGPAGLAGPGELRVYAGTDALTPETGVRTASFGTAVPDADAGPLLLLLGIVALVVLLLPVAIFVTTAVRFGGESRDRRLAALRLVGADVATTRRIAAGETLVGATLGLAVGALLAVVVGASMDAWVPAELGFYPGDVRPVPLLAALVVVLVPVASVVVTISAMRRVVAEPLGVVRRARGVRRRLWWRLVLPVGGGLLLLPLRDGADAVSSSPWTLMLGLVLLLVGVALLLPWLVDAVVRRLSPGGVAWQLAVRRLQLDSGTSVRAVSGIAVSVAGLVAMHGLVGAVETAYESGGGDAPGRVVEVYGQRTDNAWRTAVAAAPGVVDVHVLAGVRLVADDGSDVELLAQVGDCAALALEADIDDCAAGDAFVAAAPDVTAPWAGMTFRVSTEDGPGRQWTVPADARTVPADARYAGSGVASWLLLTPQAADGLVLADAGEEVRVVVDPAVPDAMDHLRTAVLRVDPTAYVTPGAERVATTMDTVRAALLVGTIGLLVVVGASLLVDVLEQLRERRRLLAVLLAFGTRRRTLGVSVLYQVAVPVALGLALAVATGAGLAAVLQRAAGAGVRLDWFGIGTTSGTAAAVVLLTTAATLPLLWRLTRPGALRSE
- a CDS encoding ABC transporter ATP-binding protein codes for the protein MTHAPILAADDLHVRFGATTALDSASLDVRAGEVLALMGPSGSGKSTLLHCLAGILRPDAGTVTYAGRDLTAMSDAERSALRRTQFGFVFQFGQLVPELTCRENVALPLRLTGVGRREAHRTADEWLARLEVDDTADKRPGEVSGGQGQRVAVARSLVVRPRVVFADEPTGALDSLNGERVMELFVSAARDTGAAVVLVTHEVRVAAYSDREVVVRDGRVRTPELAR
- a CDS encoding PadR family transcriptional regulator, translated to MTVGPTLLGLLRTGPRHGYDLKRAYDERFGHDRPLAYGQVYSTLARLLKNGLVEVEQEPGDGPDRKRYAITDAGVSDVDAWLSHPEKPEPYLQSTLYTKVVLALLTGFDAAQVLDAQRSEHLRLMRDLTRRKTEGDLADQLVCDHALFHLEADLRWLELTAARLDRLRGELRR